AAAACCTGTCTTACATGGTTGCTTTTGGTTTAGGTTTGAGGCAGACCTCCACTCACTCTTCCTGAAGTCCATAGTGCTGGGAGGCCAAAGAGCTTTGATCTGAAAGTGCTGCGTTCCAGGCAGGGTTTGAGTGCACCGCCTTCAGACCAGAGCTAGCCAGCATCCACATACCTTGGAGCACTGATAAATCCTGAACAGGTCTAcctgtaaaaaaaccctcaatgTCCTTCAAAAACACATAGGTGTCAGAAAGGGTCACCTGCTCTGATTTTCACCCCTAAAACAAGGTAAACTGTGCTCCTTATAGGAGTTACTACTTATAAGTGCTCTGCTGGCTATCTGCTGTTCTCTTGACCTGCTTCTAAGCAGCTGTCCCTGTAACAAAGGTAACCCAGCCAAGTACCCAGTGTTAGCTCCTCAAAGCGAAACAAAAGGTCTGCAGTGCCTGCTTTGTGCAGGCAGAGCGCAATGGTTACCTGCCATTTACAGTGTAGTTTTGCAATAATCTCCTATTccttctttcaaataaaataatcccaACCTGTATTATCTTCTCTAGCTACTGACAAGGTGGATTTAGATGCCATCTGCACAGCTGGAATTATTAACTAAAGCTCATAAAAAATAACAcacaagagagaaaataagctATCACAAGGGAGTACACATCAAACATACTTCATTGTTAAGCATTTCTATGCTGCAATTACTAAGACAGCGCAGCAACACAGGCCTTTGCCATCAACAACAcgtaatttcagaaaaatgcagtggTAACAGCTCACATTTTGAAAgataaaacaaacatacaaGGAAACACCTGAAAGAACAAATCAAAACCCATCCCTGTAGGGTAGTTTCATAATAGTCTCTGAAGTCAAGATTTGGAGATAAGGTTATTTTGTGACCTAAGCTTCACAGTCAGGCAGATCTTCTCTCCCCACCTCAAAAGATTCTTTGCTGATTGACAATAGTTCACGCAGCTCTTTGTTTTCAAGCTGCAAAAtcaatatttttgctgaaatagAAATGAGCTAATTCACAATTAAAGGACAATAATCTTTAGCCCCACTCCTTCACAGCTAAATAAAACACCGATTTTGTAACATAAGCATTAATACAGTGCTAGCAAGAGGGGAACCACATCCTTTAAAGATTATCTTTTGCTTCTGGCTTcgtgtatacatatatatctataaaaatacataaaatacaaacattaagAACTTGAAAATAACAGATCATGTTCTTCATTTCCTGGCCCCCTTCAAACTTTTGATCATTATAAATCGTTGACATATACAGAGAAAGTCCAGTCTCGAGACTCCCAAAGCTTGCTCTATCCTCAGCAATTTTATCTGTTCTTACCTCCAACTGAGCTAGTTTCTCCTGAACTTTAAAGAACTGATCATCATCGACTTGAATAGCTTTTCTCATCACCTCTCCCATCTCACGTATTCTGTCTATTTGGCTTTCAATTTCCTGAAAGATATAAAAGCAATAATTTCAATACATTCAGGCAAAAGCAGTAGTAATTTATCCCTTCTAAATaaattgctttaattttcttgatttcagattattttcctgttttgaattttaatccttttctccCAAGCACTTGCAATCCTTTCTGCCTTGTATATGTAAAGATGAAAACATGTGCCTTACTGTCCATTATCATGAGTCATCAAATAAAACAGTGTGTAGAATTACATCGATCATCAAGATAAGGCACCCTTACTTACCAAGACAGAAGTAATTTCCAGTGTGATGAGGACTGAGACAACAGAGTTCATGTGAGTATGATTAGTGTGCAGCAaattttatattgctttattAGAAAGGCCTGACTGAATTTCTAAGAATGAcaaacataaaagcaaatgagatTTCAAGAGTAAGTAACAGTGCAAAGTGAACAGCCTCACCTCAGAAGGACGCCAAgcaagaaaactaaaataagtAAAACCAGAACCCTGTGAAGCAGTTATTACAGAGTCTGTCTGGATACCGCTCTAATCCTTTGGAAGATGCATTTTGCTGAAGCTCACAAATGCACATATAATCAATGCTGAAAAATTCCAACATGTAATGTAGCAACACTTCCTGTTTGAAGAGCATTCCGTTTCAAGATACAGTATTTGGAGAGGAACTCAAACgtgcaaacacagaaatgtcACTAACTGGCAAGTAGTGGAAAGATAAGAATTTGGAAGCTTTTGAAGTCTTTTAACATAACATAAAACCACAAGGTTATCACAAAGCACTTTGAGGAATATCAGATAACATTATAGGGtgaagtttcttttctcttaagTATCACTAGTTATTTCACTGCCTCTGGAAGATAAATGTGTCACCTGAGCAGGGAATTCAGCTTTGAATTCCATTATTCAGAAAATATGGGCAAAAATCAGAGCATCTAGAAGAGAGCTAGACCATGTAAGACTTAGATAACTTCaactgcaaataaatatttttttttctaaacagaaagaTGCTTATAGTAAGAAtatagctttttaaaagatattatCAGGTTGTTACTATTCTCCAGGTAGTTCGTAGGAAAAAACTCATAGACTTAATCTGGAGTACAGAAGATTTTGCCTAGATACTGAGATAGGCTGGTTACATTCCACCAAAGGTTCCCCCAGAGGCTTTTCAGCTTTGTGTTTCCATGCCatcaaagcagagcaaaagcaCTGCCAGAGAATAATATTAAGTGCATTAATTGCTCTGTTTATCAAGACTTAAGCAAGCACTGGAAGCAAGACATTGCTACACTACTTAACTTCAGAGGACCTAAGCAACCCAAAACAAACGAGTTGCCACATAACAGTGCAAAGATATATATGCAAAGAGCTAGGCTGGCTCCAATCccataaaaacacattttaacaAATGCTTAACTTAATTCACAAGCCTTAAATAGAGATTTAATATTATTGTATTATAATCAGTAGCCATAACTTAAGTGTTCTGAAGTCACTGCGCGCAACATGGACAAAGGGACACACTTCAGCCACTGCACAGAGTATCCAAATTTAAAAACCTCTGGGAGTGATGATCTCTTAAGGATTAGACAATACTGCAGCACACAGATTTAGGAGgttcttctccctttcttacAATTACCACACAggagcaacaacaacaacaaccgTGATGCCTTTGATTTTACTGCAGAGAATCATGCACATTAAGCTTAACCCAGGGAATTCACCACCACTATGCACTAGCATAAAGAACAAGCCTTCACCTGGGCCATCAAAGGGCTATGCTTTGCAGCGTCCTCAGTGATAGCTATTACAACCTGTGTGCTGTGAAAGGAATAGAGAGAAAAATACCAGCAAAGGGAGACAAGGGTTTCAGGAAATCCATTTTGAAGCAGAGACGTTCCATGAATGGAAACAAAGGCTGTACGAAAGCAAGCAAAAGACAGGGAACAAGGGTTTCGAGccctcctgcatccccatcccaccttACCAGAGAATTTGACCGATGAACTTTCAAGACTGGTTCTGCACCTTCGCCCTTTCTCCCTTGCAAAAGCTGcaacatctgttttctgtatttgctcATGATAAGCTCTAACGCATCCTGATGCTCCTCCAGCGAGACCCACAGCTCTGCAAGACACGGCGCGGCATTGCCACAACCTCCGGTCCGCAGCGGCTGCCCAGAGGCGCTCGGTGCCGGCGGCTGCCCCGCTTCGCACCGGGGCAGCTCAGCCTGGGGCCGGCAGGGGGCGGGGTGGCGAAGGTCCCCTCCCCTGGCCCGGGCCGCCGTCCGGGCGCCGGCTGCCACTTCCAGCGGCCCTGCCAGAGGCCGGGCGggcgcgccccccgcccgcctgGGCCCCTCCCGGCGgcgcgccccccccgcccggccccgcgcccccccggcTGCCCACAGCAACCCCGGGCGGCGGCTCACCCCggttctcctgctgcaggtcGCGGATCTGCGTGTTCTCCTGGGACAGCAGCACGTGAGGCCGCAGCCGGGCCGGGTCGGGCCGctccgccgcgccgccggggaCCTGCCGAGACACGGCTGTGggtcccgccgcgccgcccccgcccgcgcccTGCCGAGACACGGCTGTGGgtcccgctgccccccgcccgctcccACCTTCTCGGCCCACGCCGCGCCCGCCTCCCTCATGGCGGCCACACGCTGGTGCAGCACGGCGGACTGGTCGATGAGCGAGTCGGCCGCGGTGTCGTGCTCCTTCAGCCGCTCCAGCAGCGTCTTCGCGTCCGTCAGGATCTTCTCGATGGTGCAGCTCATGGCGGGCGCCGAGCCGGACGGCGTACCGCCTCACCCGCACATCGCCTCACCCCCGCAGCGGCGCCATGCTCGCCGGCCCCTCCCCGCGCGCCCCCGCCGCTTCCGGCCGCGCAGGCGCGGTCCGTGGCTCAAGCGCCGCGTCGTGGGCTGGGCCCCCCTGGCGGCGCGGGAGCGCCACCGccaccgcccccggcccccgccgcccccagccgCGGGCCCGCGCTCCCGCCCGCAGTGCccggggggcccggcccggcccggcgcggctgTGTGCGGCGGGCGCGTCCCTGACCCGGGGGCCGGTTATCGTTTCAGACCCTCCCTCACACGGTGTGCGATAACGCGGGGCTGCGACCCGTGGAGCTGCCGCCTTATCTGGTGCTCCCGCGTGGCCCCTGGGCAGCAAACATCCCCTGCTGGCGCTCCGCAGCGCGCACTCGCTGCCTTGAAACTTTTATCTGCTCACTGAAGCTACTGTCAGTGTTCTGTCACGTCCTTGATGCTTTGCTTAACATTGTGCCCCGGAGCTTCCTCAGTTCATACTACCAACAATAATGTTTTAACAGGACTCCCTTTGACTTAACTCATCTTTCCAGTTTAACTCCCTGTTCAGAGAGGACACATAGGAAAACCCGAGGATGCTTATCAGATAAAGTTTACGATCCCAGAGATAATCAATCACAGTGCATAAGTGCCGATATGATGATTTTATACAAGCAACAATTTCAAAACATTCACACGATCCAGAAGAGAATAGGGTAAGCAGCTGCATCTAGACTATTTAATCAGAATCACATCAATTAGTAGAGTAAGATACATTTTGCACATTTGGGAAATGTAATGCTGGTTTATAGTAACTTGTGTGGCACTAAACATCTAGCTCATGCTCTATAGCACATTTTACCTTCCGGtccttccttgtttttcttattaGAGCACACCAAAAAGTTAAGACAACTCGTTATGACAATTCCTTTTTTATAACGGGTGAATGATGTCCAAATGAACATCTGGAAAACTGACAAAGTTTACTATTCTGGTTATGGAACCAGTTGGCAAAAGGTTGCCCTGTAATAAGATAGACATGCCATCCTGAagtggcagcctgtgcttgTTTCCCCTGCCACACTCTGTCCCCACTATTATATCCTCAAATGACCCCACCTGTGGCATTCTGCACCCACTGTCGCCTCTCTCTGCTCATGCTCCCAATTCCGTAGCTGCCCTTAATGCTTCTGCCAGCACCTTCCCACAGAGCCTTTGAGCAGCCCCGCAGGAGCAGGCCTGCTGCAGCTACAGAGAATGATACAGGTATCTTCCCCTTTTTCACCTTATTCAACATAAGCAAGTTCTGTGAGGTGAAACATGCAATCTCTAAGGCTCCACTCGATTCAGCTTTACAGCGGGGAGGCACTCGATGAGCCATGTAGAAACGAAGCGCTGGAAGCTCCCAGTTCACCTCTACCAGGAAGCTGGCTGAAGGAGCAACCCGTCTGTGCGGCGTGAAGGACCACTACACTTCATCAGAAGCTGCACCTGGATTGTTGTCTGAACCTCTGGCCTGTTCTGTTCCGTGCATTTATATTCACTTTTCCCTGGCTTCAGAGGTGACATCCTGGCCTTTCATGCCAAGTACAGACAAGCAAGAGAGATGAGGGCCAACACTGCTCTATCAGACTTTCAGGATCGGTGCAGTCCCTCTGTGGGATGCTGGctgcttgaaataaaattgcagAATGAGAAGATGACGGGAGTCTATGATACCACCACCACACTGCGCTCAGCCTTGTGTTCTCACTCAAGGATGTGGGTCCCCCCTCTCCAGCAGATCTTTTGACACAGAATCATTTGTTCAGCTTCCAAAGGACAGTAGAATAAGCTAGTGTGGCACCAGAACACAGATCGGATCTCAGTAGGACAAAGCTCCTCCATTTAAATGCCGGGAATGCTTGTCACCAAAACTTCTAGTGTGTAGCAAGAGAGCTTAAACAAATCAACGGATGAGCATTTTCTGAGTAGTGGTGTCTTATAATTCCTTTGGCTTATCACATCAATTCTGTATAAACTAAAGAGAATGTATAAATTCGGCCTCTCAAACTTTTTAGTGTTTAACTTCAATTCAATTAAACACTTATGTATGTGtacaaagtgaaaaatgagGTTACAAGAGGTTAATGCTTTAATGCTTTTAATAACTCTTAACCACATGGCTGTATTTTGTCAAACAGAACACAGATTTGTTGTAGCAGGAAAAGTATACGATAGAAGCATACTGAGGCTCTCcaaaacagcagagctgctatGAAACCAAAACCTTTTCTTGGCCATCTTTGAAAAATCATAAATAGTATTTCTGTGATggaataaatacataaataatggaatttatatataatacatatatgatggaataaataaataaacagcatttctaGTATAGCTGAGGAGGTTCTTGCTCATAGTAggaaaatcaaaaagaaaagaaacttagaccaaaagcacagaaaaagtaattgcaGAGACTGGTAACAGACACAGCACAGAATCCTGACCACAACACAGTACTTGTAAACCTGGGGTGACTTCAGGTATCAGTACTGAGCATGTTGAAACAATGTGCACCAGGCAGTGCCCGTAACTTACCCAGAAACTGGCAGTGAACAGGTAATAATGCACAGAGGAATTGACCGGTGGAAAAAGGCAACATCTGTGACAGGCTGAGTGGCATCTAAATGCTGGAAGTAGATGAAAGAATAAAGGGTAAGTTTCTAGGGTAGTTCTTGGGTTGCaagtaaaataatgttaatCCTAAGTGTGGTCAGCACAGTTTGAAAAATTTTGGCCCAGTCTCATCTCTGAAAGCACAAGCCCCACATAGTAATGCAGCAGACACcagcttttcaaaagctgaatgtgaccatttctcttttccactacagttcttcactgaaaaaccTGGTGTCTAACAGCCAAATATTTCAGCAGCTACAGCttgcttaaaaaacaaaccagaccTCTCTCACACCCCCCAACTGACACTTTTTGACTGCTTGCTTTTAGAGTTAAGTAATGGTGTTAACACAATCATCAGCTACTGTCACAGTTTTACTGGTATTGCCCTCAACAAAATCTGTAGCACAGAGACTCACAGACCAGGAGGCCAAGGGAATCCTCTTACTGCGTTTCCTAGCCTATACTTCAAGGTGGATTACTATTGCATAAAACAGAGTTGTTCTGTGACAAAAGTTATTACTAAGGTACTCAGTCTTATTGTTCACCTTAATTACCCTGCTTTGATAAATCTTGAAGAGTCACCCGCTGCACCACAGCACTCACATTTATGACTCTAATATTCTTTTTACTATTAAAACAAATGTCCTTAAGATGGAATCCAGgctggaaaaaagggaaaacatcaTCACTGATAAATGGATAAATCCAGATTTCAGTCTCTCAGCAGCAAGACTTCACTGTCGATAAAATGCTGACCAAGGGATTCCACAATAATTAATTTGTAACACTTAATTCAGAGTGTCCAGATATTCTGCTTTATGGAAATCAGACCCAGGACTTGGCTTCTCTTTGCTGTACCTACCAAGAAGTCATTTGAGAATCTCAATGCTTGAAGTTACATTTGCAAGTATCTCTATGAATTACCAATTCTGAGATCGTTGCAGGAGATTTTTGTTGGCGTCTTTACTTTCTTCCACGTTGTGCCTTCCGATGCACTGGAGCATTTTATCGACAAATCTTGGTCGTCCTGCCAAGGAGAAACACATACATTTGGCACAGGTTATTGAAGGATGGATATGTAAGGATACCATATATTTTGTCAAGGTTGAATGGATGGGCTTATTCATACCTATTCTGCCTTAAGGTAGTGGGATTGCTCTGCATACCAACCTCAAGAGAATGCATGGAAGAAATGGGAACATTTTGTAGGCTGTCTTGAGATTTTCAAGTAAGCTTAAAGCAGTTTGGCTCTTGCATTAAAATTGAACATAAGTGTTTAGCTCTTCAAGATTTGTGAAAAGCCTGTAAGAAAATGCATAGTGAAACTAACCAACAACTTcatgattaagaaaaaaagtaagtcTTTAAAAGACCAAAATTGGGTTTCCCTCTCTGGTCTGATACGATCTCCCATTATTTCACCCCATGAAAGCATTTAAGAACTTAAATGAGAACTGTCATCTTCTCCTGAGTTACTACTCTTCTAATTTGACTATGATGATGTCTGATAGATCTGATGCAAAACAGGAGAGTATTCATTAGCTCTAACACTAAACCAGCTGAATGAACAGATGCTCTGCAATGCTAAATGGGGGCTGTTCCCTGTATAGATCCCCTGTCACCCCTTTTGGGGGAAGAGTTGaataatttcatatttgaaCACTCCATAAATTCAGGTTGAAAAGTGCTGCCCAATGAAATTTCGCTGACTCATCTCACTCTCATTCCTCTGCTGAAACGTACAGTTTTGCTCTGTAAAGActatttctctttaatttctgcaaataaCTGTACTGCTCTAAAAAGCTACATGTAGGGAAGATAAAAGTTTTGCAAACCAGTGCTCAAAGAAAATGACACACAAACCTTGTGGCCTGAAGCTACAAAACTGAGTAACATGCTTAAAACCTACAGAAGGGGGGAAGTACTGCATGAACTTGTAGTACAAAATAGcatctttttaatgttttgttttattggtgGTAGTATTACATCGGATTTTAAGTACCTCAGTCTGGCAGGGGCCCTATTCAGCAGAGGCCATATATGTACACAGAAGAAGACAGTCTCTGACCTACTACACTCACATTCTTAAGTTTCAAGTGAACCAGCCAagtttctctctctgctgcaggcaAAATAGGCAAACAATGACATCAAAACAAGCACATTTCTCAAAATTCTAGATTAATTACCTTTTAGGTGAACATAAAGTAAGCCAAGTTACCTTTGACAGGCAATCCCATGCCACTTCTGTTCATTGCAACCCTCCTCTAACTGATGCCTACAGACAGTTTGGTACCATTCCCACACAAGCTTCCTTTGCCTGTCCTCAAGTTTTACATCCAAATTATTGGTGAATGTGCTGAATAAAACAAGAGACAACTCCCTATACTGCTGTAGCTTCTGGACCCCATGCTGTCTTGGAACCTGTGATCCAACAATGGAAACCACCCTGTGCAACAGATTTGCATTCTATTCAAATTAAATCTTTCTCTGTTGACAGCCACGAGTGCAAGATAACACcaacatacaaaaatattagTCACGAGGCTTTGTGCCATTTCTCACCTGGGGCTTAGATTCACCCACGCCATGCAGAAAATCCAAACAGTGCCAGAACCACTGCACTTTTTGAAGATTAATAAATCCAGAGAGGGTGAACAGAAAGATTGCCTTTTTTTCATTAGTGCCTTAACAAATGGTAAATTTTTGGGATGTATTTGTCTGCCCGTGCATTTTATGcctataaaacattttatttctttaaaccaAAAACACGTAAAGAGTaagttaattaattttaatacataAACTGTATTGTTAATACTCAACTTTAATGTTGTTCAGAACAGTTTACTAACAGGAGAGACTTAATACAACAAtgaaataatctgtatttcagtATAACCTTTAACTTACATATAACACTGATTACTGTAATTAGCAACTAGTTTTCCAAAGGTTCCCAGTTGTTTAGTATTTGACTCTTGCTTTCATCATTTAGTGATTTACAGTAATGAGCTGGAACATCAGTATTTTGTACTGAAATGGCTGAAATAGTTGTCCAGGCATCATTGCCCTCATGTGACAGATCTCAGATGTTGTTGTGAAAAGTTAGCCAAAAGCAATAGACAATGCCATCACTTCTGCTTCgtttttactgaaaaacaacaacaaatgaCTTGTAGTCAGAGTCTCAGTAGCTTTTGAAGGACTGTTACTTCACTGAGATTCTGCCCTTTGTTTAAGTTTTGTTTGACAAATGCTTTATAAATGAGCAGAAGAGGTGGTTTATGTTTCATTAATGAGGCTGATAGTGGTTAATTACCAAAGTTACGTAAACAATCCAATACCAGATCAAGCCAAAGGGTCAGTTATGTAGAGAAGATCCAGCTGGAGTATATAGGATTTCCTTTAACTATTCAGACACCAAGCAAGTTACAGAGATCTAGAATTTCTAGTTCAGATGAATAAAGAATTCTACTAGCTCGAAAATGAATTCTCTTAACCAGTATCGACCTAGGAAAGCTTTCTTTATCTGCAGTTTCATCACTCATCAGATTCTTAGACCTAACTGCGTAAAGGCAGACATTCTGTGTAGCTCAAATTGCAGGGAAGCTCACAGTTTACACGAATGATTAAAATGAGGCTGCAAAACCTCTGCAACACAAGGTGTTCAGGTCAGACGGACATCATCAGATCTGATCATTTTCTATAGAGAACATGCATGCCCCTCATTGTCCACTTCAGTGGCACTTCTAGATTTTGGCTCACGACATGAGCTTGTTCAGCTAATATTTTCAGGCTGTGTCTATGAGTAATGCTGTGTTTACTAACCTCTAGTAAACCATGCTTGAAGTATATGATTATTTCTTTTGCCCATTAAAATGGCACTAGGCATGTTACTGATCAGACACTAACAGTGTTCTACAAAATTGACATAtgtaaggaaaaataacagaaaacagagctggaagagaTCTCAAaattcctttctcctccttcatACCATGAAAATAACTCAGAGAGAACAATTTGTAAGTTCTATAGGTTGCCCAACTGATCTTCAAAACATCCAGTGATGAAGATTGTATGGGCAACTTATTCCAGTGCTATTTTTACCACTGTAATTGCTTTCTTTAGTACCTAATTTAAATCTTCCTTACTCCTAAATAAGCTCTTTATTTCTGAGTTCTTTACAAGCACggtttattttcctcttctttgcaGCACTTGTGATTTAGTGGGCTCTCAGGTCTCCCATTTTTATTGTCACCTTAAGCTTTGAATAGAAGTGAtctgttaaaataatgtaaatacatatatttaacaTGGACTAGACACTTGGTCTGAATCACTGGATGACTATGTAAAACAGTTTTATTACCACAGCTATGAAAGTAGCATGTAGGTTGAAGTTAATGACCATGGGCTAATAATACTTAACGTGGCACTGCAGTTAATTTCTACAACTAAGTTTTAGGTTCTTCTACACTTACTTTAGAAATTGAATTTGCTCTGAAACCAGTAAGTTTTATAACACTTAACAGAATGGGGATTAGATATCTTCTAAAAACCTGGGCCTCAGACTTAAGTTTCCCGAAAATAGGCTTTAAATACCCACATCCCATAGGTATGTCTGAACAGCTTACCAGTACAGTATCTTCTATCAGAAAGAGTACTAAAAAAAGTCAGTACTATGTAAAAGCTAAAGACAGTATTTCACAAAcctctgctgttttttccatctttcatgAGAAAGGCTGCAAAGCTGGATGAAAAAGCCAAAGGTATGTGAGAAAGAGATACTGCTATGAAAACAAATCTTAGTTCCAAGAACTgtaaattcttcatttttaccACTCAAGTTTTTTTGACATCTTAGTAAGTTGCTGTATAAGGCTGCTttaccagaaaaacaaatgctgaacATAATTAAATTTACAAGATCATTACCTTTGTCTCTACTGCATAATCTATGTATTTCAGCCCTCTGTCACCACACATTATCAATGCAGAACATTTGAAAGCTCAAAAGGTCCCATAAGATGCTCAAAAAACATCTGAGTTAAtcttttttgttcttgaaaGCCAGACTCAACCATTCCACCTCCAAAGACTAACAGATTCCTAAATGGTGCCAGATTACATGGAAATAAGTAGCATGCTCTTGTCTGGAGTCTATGGAACACAAATATGACTCTCCTTTGAAGGGTCATGTCAGTTTGCTGCGTATTGTGCCACAGATCCCTGAAAACCTATTGTCCCTAAAGACTATTTTAAGTGACTTTGCAGTAAGATAAGCAACAGgaaattgttttttccttttgcaatcTAATTCCGCGAAGTACACAACAGAACcagttttttcctgaagtaaaTTGCTcttacacagaagaaaagtgaTCTCCTCCTGGAGTTAGTGTGTTTGCAACCTGCTGCGCATCATGTTAGGAAGCAAGTGTAATGACACGATAGCTAGCAAGAAAATGCCCTGTCCAAACCATTGCATCTTTTATCtaggaaattatttaaacttcaatttttaatgacattattaataatgaaaatacttggCGTTTT
The window above is part of the Falco cherrug isolate bFalChe1 chromosome 16, bFalChe1.pri, whole genome shotgun sequence genome. Proteins encoded here:
- the SIKE1 gene encoding suppressor of IKBKE 1 isoform X3 translates to MSCTIEKILTDAKTLLERLKEHDTAADSLIDQSAVLHQRVAAMREAGAAWAEKVPGGAAERPDPARLRPHVLLSQENTQIRDLQQENRELWVSLEEHQDALELIMSKYRKQMLQLLQGRKGEGAEPVLKVHRSNSLEIESQIDRIREMGEVMRKAIQVDDDQFFKVQEKLAQLELENKELRELLSISKESFEVGREDLPDCEA
- the SIKE1 gene encoding suppressor of IKBKE 1 isoform X4, which encodes MSCTIEKILTDAKTLLERLKEHDTAADSLIDQSAVLHQRVAAMREAGAAWAEKVPGGAAERPDPARLRPHVLLSQENTQIRDLQQENRELWVSLEEHQDALELIMSKYRKQMLQLLQGRKGEGAEPVLKVHRSNSLEIESQIDRIREMGEVMRKAIQVDDDQFFKVQEKLAQLEQKY
- the SIKE1 gene encoding suppressor of IKBKE 1 isoform X2, coding for MSCTIEKILTDAKTLLERLKEHDTAADSLIDQSAVLHQRVAAMREAGAAWAEKVPGGAAERPDPARLRPHVLLSQENTQIRDLQQENRELWVSLEEHQDALELIMSKYRKQMLQLLQGRKGEGAEPVLKVHRSNSLEIESQIDRIREMGEVMRKAIQVDDDQFFKVQEKLAQLEIYMYTRSQKQKIIFKGCGSPLASTVLMLMLQNRCFI
- the SIKE1 gene encoding suppressor of IKBKE 1 isoform X1 produces the protein MSCTIEKILTDAKTLLERLKEHDTAADSLIDQSAVLHQRVAAMREAGAAWAEKVPGGAAERPDPARLRPHVLLSQENTQIRDLQQENRELWVSLEEHQDALELIMSKYRKQMLQLLQGRKGEGAEPVLKVHRSNSLEIESQIDRIREMGEVMRKAIQVDDDQFFKVQEKLAQLEVRTDKIAEDRASFGSLETGLSLYMSTIYNDQKFEGGQEMKNMICYFQVLNVCILCIFIDIYVYTKPEAKDNL